The sequence below is a genomic window from Dermacentor albipictus isolate Rhodes 1998 colony chromosome 2, USDA_Dalb.pri_finalv2, whole genome shotgun sequence.
CTAACATATGCAAATGTATATGCCTTTCTGAATtctttgtcattgcacttgatgtaAAGCAAAAGAGAACCTCTCCTGTCTGGGCAGCactgctgcctgcagtattttgaaaataaataaaacaaataagtaaataaaatcgAAAAATTGGAGGGATAGAATTGTCCCGGGAAGGGCACTACTGGTAATCAATAACCTCGAGCGCATGTCGAACGGGTGGCGCAGTGCTGCATTTGGCCTgccgggggcggggggggggggggcgcgtcGAGCTTTCCCTAAATATTggaaagcgccccccccccccccctgctgcaGGACCCTTCTGAGTTTAAGTAGTGCCtccctgccctccccccccccatctaGCGACGCCACTGCATGTCGTTATAATGAGACAATCCTGTGTGAATATGTTAGGACACAGGCGCCGTGCATGGACTACACAGCGGTGACGCCAGATGGCACAGCGCGTCCAGATCGgcaattatgatctttaatgagaAGAGTAATTGCGTGGTGTGATTTAAAcggcaagtcatacccatagtgcCGTAATGTAAGTACCTCTgcatatacataaacgaaggacaGACGTACTCTAGCACCCACCCAAGACAACCTTAAAATAAAAGGGAAGCGCAATGCAGCGATAACGAAACTTAGAATTCACAAACgtcttaaaaggaagctttagctcgggcccaactcccccgcggcctattcaaatagtacatgtgaaaggcaaaaacatttttctgagataaccccatGACCGATTTTAACGGCATTTGTTGCAGTTTAGGGAGAAatttaagttctagtgactgttggaaggggAATCCCTATTTAGGgtttgaattttgtttaaaagattttcaaatattcgacagtttgaaaaaaaaatagaagcacgaagtttacaaattcatagctctgaatgaagaacagatatcgcggttttgtaaaaGGCATCCATTAGAACATTCAATGCGAACACATTCGATATGTCATTTCCCATCTttcgtgaatttgttacgttgtttacaagggttttgcaaaagctgtatttccatattaagGAACGTTTTGATATTCATGTCTAACTTATCAATTTTCTCCTCTTCAGATGTGCTAttcgatgcaattcacagaattgtattatcatttttggttgttgagttagagttgtaaacttgataatctcgttttctgaaaattttagatTTTGCCAATTTATAATAAAAAGTTGACGACCTaactgaaaaattcgaaaccaagagTCACTAGACTAagtttttttaaatgcaacaaaccttgtcaactTTGGCGCAGTAGTCACCGAGAAacacgaattctccttttatatttatttagataggagcacaccagctaaagcttcctcttgagcgtgctcccatctaaataatacatataaaaggagatttcatttttctcgacgactactgcaccaaatttgacgaggtttgttgcatttaaaagaaaacttgaaaTTTAGTGAATCCTCGCTTCCCAATGTTGAATTATATCGTCaaagttttattaaaatgtggcagaaataaaaaaatttcagaaaacaatactatcaagtttacaactctgtaactcaggaATGAAATGCGATATCCCAATtgtgtgaattgcatataatagtaaatcaaaagcggacaaaattgatatgttacacatgaatctctaaaaatttagtaatatggaagtGCAGCTTtggcagaacccttgtacacagcgtaacaTATTCGCGTAAATTATAAAATGACGTATTAATTTTTCTGCTTGCAATGGTCCAATGGATGCCATTACAAAACCGCGACATCTGTACTTGATTTAGAGCTATTATTTGTGAGCTTTATGGTTCTATTTTTCTAAAACTTCGTACTTTTTGAGAATctctaacaaaattcaggccataaatcgaaattccgctaccaaccatcactagaattcaactttctccctcaaatgcaacaaatttcattaaaatcggtccaggggttatataaaagcgtttttgcgttttacatgtacatgaaaaggctgcgtcggagtttggcccgagctaaaactCCCTCTCCAATGGATGAAGACGGCAACATCTTCGAAGGAGACGACGCACAGCGATACATCAGACACGTTATTAGGCATAACCTCGGCAAGAAAGAAAGCGTAGTCCAGGCTCAGACAGATCCAGCAATGAAAAGGCCAACAAAAATGAATGGTGGGAGCTGGCTAGCAGTTCCAGGGCTAGTTCtagtagcaacacataaatacccccaCAGAGTTTCTCAATATAGGGATAAACTCTATGAATACCCcttgttgtctttggtgtctttgtgtgttggcttcttatgacgtGATTAATgaaaatcggacccctcggttaaccccatttcttctcgttcatgTCGAATGTTGTGTTTCGAATATCGACGCGGTAGCGCCACCACGTATTCAGAGGGGCCGTAAGGACGTGCTCCGACCGGGGACATGCCTGTAACCTCTAGCATCGTAATAGCAAGTGGCGTTTTATCGTGTGCCGGAATGCAGGAGGAAACGCAGGTGTCGCCACCAGACACCTAGTGAAACATAGGAGACTGGCAAACCCGCGAGAAGATTACCACGACAAAGGAGAAAGAAGGTCGCCACTCCACGCGCCGTTACACGGGGGTCGCGAACGCTGCTCGACTGGCCAGAATAGcctgcaacagcaacaacaaaacagCCTTGGCTTGGACCACATTCCTCGTCAGCCAAAAGGCTGACGACGACGGCGGGGAGACTGCGGGAACGAGTGCTGACGGATGACCGAGGCCGAGGGAGTGCACCGACCTGTTACCTCCGTGACGCAAAAGGAGGATCCAGCCAAAAAGGAAGCGACCCTGCCGAAGACGACCCGGATGAGGAAGGCTTCAGATGAAGCGGCAGAAGACGCCGATGTGGACGTTCCGTGCACCAGCGAGCCACTTTCCAGGAAGGCGCAGAGGGTGAGCCGCAAGACACGAACACGGAGCTCTTCCCCGAACGATGCCATCCCTGCCACGGCTCAGGCAGGCAATCGTCGACACCGCTCGCCAATTCACTCCCGTGGCAGCAGCAGTTACCATGTCAGTAAGGGAAAGCACTCGTCCCGCAGCGGCCGCGTTGGCCACAAGCGCAAAGGCAGCCGCCGAGGAAATTCTACCACCGACTAGGAGAGGAGCCATGGAAGAAAGAGGGGCCGAAGCAAAGACTGATGCCGCCGACCCAAGAGCAGCAGGTCTCCAGAGAGCACTAGCTCCTGCCTCTGCTCTCTCGTTTGTCCTTACCTTCTTCAAAAGCTGGCTCCAATGTtgttcatcatgccagcctttGTCCCTCATGCTCGTACCACTGCTAGCGCcttcgttgtcttcttccacagctgtccCTGATGCCGCTCATTatgccagcattcccatactgcaCCTCGCACTCTTGCCACTGCACGCGCCTCCTTTGCGTCCTTCCaaagctggctccgatgccacttaTGATGCCGGCGTTCCCACACGGCCTCTCACGCTTGTGCCGGTGCTCATGCCTCCTtcgtcttgttccacagctggctccgatgccactcatcatgccggcgttcccatactgcccctcaagcttgtgccactgctcgcgcctccTTCGccttgttccacagctggctccgatgccaatCATCATGCCGGCGTTCCCATTACTGCCCCTCACACTCCTGCCACTGCAAGCGCCTCCTtcgtcttgttccacagctggctctaatgccactcatcatgccggCGTTCCCATGATGCCCCTCACGCTTGTGCCAATGCTCGCGCCTCCTCcgtcttgttccacagctggctccaatgcaTTCCAACATCCCGGCGTTCCCATACTTCCCCTcgcgcttgtgccactgctcacgccTCCTTTGTCTGCTtacacagctggctccgatgccactcatgataccggcgttcccatactgcccctcacgcttctgccactgctcgcgcctccTTCGTCTGgttctacagctggctccgatgccactcatcatacCGGCGTACCCATACTCACCTTCGCACTCGTGCCACTCCTAGTGCCACCTtcgtcttgttccacagctggctccgatgccactcataatgccggcgttcccatactgcccctcgcgcttgtgccactgctcgtgcctCCTTCGTCTTATTCCAGAGCTGGCTCAAATGCCACTCACCATGccggcgttcccatactgcccctcgcactcgtgccactgcacGCGCCTGCTTCGTCTTCTTCGACAGCTGGCTGCGCTGCCGcttatcatgccagcgttcccatactgcccctcacgCTTTTGCTACGGCTCGCGCCTCCTtcgtcttgttccacagctggctccgctgccactcatcatgccagcgttcgcATACTGCCCCTcacgcttgtgccactgctcgcgcctccttcgtcttgttccacagctggctccgctgccactcatcatgccagcgttcccatactgcccctcatGCTTGTGCCACTGCACGCGCCTCCTTCGTCTTCTTCGACAGCTGGCTGCGCTGCCGcttatcatgccagcgttcccatactgcccctcacgCTTGTGCTACTGCTCGCGCCTCCTtcgtcttgttccacagctggctacGATGCCACTCATGATACcgacgttcccatactgcccctcgcactcgtgccactgctcgcgcctccttcgtattcttccacagctggctccgctgccactcgtcatgccagcgttcccatactgcccctcacgcttgtgccactgctcgcgcctccttcgtcttgttccacagctggctccgctgccactcatcatgccagcgttcccatactgcccctcatGCTTGTGCCACTGCACGCGCCTCCTTCGTCTTCTTCGACAGCTGGCTGTGCTGCCGcttatcatgccagcgttcccatactgcccctcacgcttgtgccactgctcgcgcctccttcgtcttgttccacagctggctccgctgccactcatcatgccagcgttcccatactgcccctcatGCTTGTGCCACTGCACGCGCCTCCTTCGTCTTCTTCGACAGCTGGCTGCGCTGCCGcttatcatgccagcgttcccatactgcccctcacgCTTGTGCTACTGCTCGCGCCTCCTtcgtcttgttccacagctggctacGATGCCACTCATGATAccggcgttcccatactgcccctcgcactcgtgccactgctcgcgcctccttcgtattcttccacagctggctccgctgccactcatcatgccagcgttcccatactgcccctcacgcttgtgccactgctcgcgcctccttcgtcttccacagctggctccgctgccactcatcatgccagcgttcccatactgcccctcatGCTTGTGCCACTGCACGCGCCTCCT
It includes:
- the LOC135908211 gene encoding proline-rich protein 36-like, with product MTEAEGVHRPVTSVTQKEDPAKKEATLPKTTRMRKASDEAAEDADVDVPCTSEPLSRKAQRLAPMPLIMPAFPYCPSSLCHCSRLLRLVPQLAPMPIIMPAFPLLPLTLLPLQAPPSSCSTAGSNATHHAGVPMMPLTLVPMLAPPPSCSTAGSNAFQHPGVPILPLALVPLLTPPLSAYTAGSDATHDTGVPILPLTLLPLLAPPSSGSTAGSDATHHTGVPILTFALVPLLVPPSSCSTAGSDATHNAGVPILPLALVPLLVPPSSYSRAGSNATHHAGVPILPLALVPLHAPASSSSTAGCAAAYHASVPILPLTLLLRLAPPSSCSTAGSAATHHASVRILPLTLVPLLAPPSSCSTAGSAATHHASVPILPLMLVPLHAPPSSSSTAGCAAAYHASVPILPLTLVLLLAPPSSCSTAGYDATHDTDVPILPLALVPLLAPPSAGSNATHHAGVPILPLALVPLLEPPSSCSTAAGSSATHHASVPILPLTLVPMHAPPSSSSTAGSAATHHAGVPIVPLAPVPLLAPPSSSSTAGSSATHHACVPILLLALEPRLVLPSSCSTAGSDATHPTSVPMLPLTLVPLLAPPSSSSTAGSAATHHASVPILPLTLVPLLVPTSSCSTAGSIATHHAGVPILPLALMPLLVHHSS